One genomic window of Methyloterricola oryzae includes the following:
- a CDS encoding Maf family protein, translating into MMSPSPRIILASTSPRRRELLAQLAIPFEAVDVEVDETPRLGEPAEVYVARVAAEKSLQGQCEGAAALPVLGADTEVVLDGEVLGKPRDREHGEAMLKRLAGREHRVLSGVSLRFGEQHWQAMSESRVYFRALRDAEISAYWNTGEPADKAGAYAIQGLGAVFIARLEGSFSGVMGLPVYETAELLSRVGIDVFGESQCRDER; encoded by the coding sequence CTGATGTCACCGTCTCCCCGCATCATCCTGGCTTCCACCTCGCCTCGGCGGCGCGAACTGTTGGCGCAGCTCGCCATTCCTTTCGAGGCTGTCGACGTGGAAGTGGACGAGACGCCGAGGTTGGGCGAGCCGGCAGAGGTCTACGTGGCGCGCGTGGCGGCGGAGAAGTCCTTGCAGGGCCAGTGCGAGGGCGCTGCGGCGCTCCCGGTGCTGGGAGCGGATACCGAGGTGGTGCTCGATGGCGAGGTGCTGGGCAAACCGCGGGATCGCGAGCATGGCGAGGCCATGCTCAAACGCCTCGCGGGCCGCGAGCACCGCGTCCTCAGCGGGGTGTCCCTGCGTTTCGGGGAGCAGCACTGGCAGGCCATGAGCGAAAGCAGGGTGTATTTCCGTGCGTTGCGCGATGCGGAGATCAGCGCCTACTGGAATACAGGGGAGCCCGCGGACAAGGCGGGGGCCTACGCCATTCAGGGTCTGGGGGCCGTTTTCATCGCCCGCCTGGAAGGCAGCTTTTCCGGCGTGATGGGACTGCCGGTTTACGAGACCGCGGAATTGCTGAGCCGGGTGGGAATCGATGTGTTCGGGGAGAGTCAGTGCCGCGATGAGCGATGA
- a CDS encoding YhdP family protein codes for MKIVRHVSRAARYALFATLVGSALALSVLRFWLLPEVSRFREQLQSQASERLGATVRIGTLSARMLGLEPQLVLRDLSVVSRSTGLEVLRLNKVGLGVSLVQSLLQRSPVLTSLRLEEAKVLLERGADGSFGIAGLGSGDESPLWLYPLERLALRDIDLAWRAPHVPAPLPLGRLNLSWRSREAHHRVSALLRLAPDLGSRIALAADLSGPAIEPSNWRGAVYLKASDLQFGTPLAGLFPEQVALHAGIGDLELWGQWASGALASARGRMELARPVFGFAGGSELPGSQVSLDGFASRFVWERSGRGWELAFSGLSLEQGGQRGPPVDLAVALDVDAAGASVLRAAASDLRLEDVLLFGKALPPGALRKALDDMQPAGVITQPELVVGLNGGGRFGFCGGFRDLMVHPRGALPGAGPLRGRVCGSDRRGLGSIALAFGEVGAPRLWPHPVALETLEARWRWEREEDGLRLDLPVFGLKAPGLHGTASGQVQIPSVGGPPFVDLQARLYDVDARRLRDYLPLSAMPDNTARWLRGAFSSGRIETADVLLRGPLAAFPFRGGEGVFQARAQLENVELMFHPDWPPAQGLSGQLDFQRAGMDITARAVEVGGVQVQNARAHAGDFDLDPWLLISGDIQTDVRKSLEFLEKTPLRQIPHRVFKYTEPSGPTDIDLKLSVYLPSDRDEVRVDGKAAFKNALMEFPDLNIGIRQMSGALKFSETGLSADGVKGALLGSPVSLGVGEAGDAIRVELKGKAGVEELDRLAPAAHVEDYLKGASAYRLVADIPKELAPAGEPMRIALESGLDGLAVLLPAPIGKPGALQRSLRLELAFPSGEDLPMRIVYGAEGLADLWFDEHDGRYDFGGGDILVGRVTGKPSRSAGLRLRARLGELDAAAWKDALARISRRGPPTGLLKSVSVQTDDLRWDGRRLGPLSLEMTQEGSDWKGSVDGAMAQGDILLKAPQFGYPLLKLDLKQLSLPDTDTTGAPRPTAAESLAADSMPALQVRSGRTQWRGSNLGALNLLAERWAQGLNVKELSLVHENHRLQLKGSWLGLAGAGETRLEGKLDIRDMGVFLTGLGFGKEIRDTPTQAQFALAWPGAPQELSAAGVRGSVELKLGRGSVLKMEPGLGRALAVLNLDSLKRLLLLDFSDMFGKGLSYDSMRGHFELGGGQARNSGFLIDAVAGTILISGRVGLVARDLDETVTVIPHTLASLPMSGVMLGSAAVGAALSVAGKLVGQDSVSIASNRYAIKGSWDNPQVSRSEGNMPLDVLNRAWSGLKNFSGFGSKGEEGVNE; via the coding sequence TTGAAAATTGTCCGCCATGTCAGTCGTGCTGCGCGGTATGCCTTGTTTGCGACCTTGGTGGGGAGTGCGCTGGCGCTGAGCGTGCTGCGCTTCTGGCTGCTGCCGGAAGTCTCGCGTTTTCGGGAACAGTTGCAATCCCAGGCAAGCGAACGGCTGGGTGCCACCGTGCGCATCGGAACCCTGTCCGCGCGCATGCTGGGGCTGGAGCCGCAACTCGTTTTACGCGATCTTTCCGTGGTTTCCCGTTCCACCGGCCTGGAAGTGCTGCGCCTCAACAAGGTGGGCCTGGGCGTGAGCCTGGTGCAAAGCCTGCTGCAACGCAGCCCCGTTCTCACCAGCCTGCGTCTCGAGGAAGCGAAAGTCCTGCTGGAGCGGGGCGCGGACGGTTCATTCGGCATCGCCGGTCTGGGTTCGGGCGACGAGAGTCCCCTCTGGCTTTATCCCCTGGAGCGTCTGGCGCTGCGCGACATCGATCTGGCCTGGCGCGCGCCCCATGTCCCGGCGCCCCTGCCGCTGGGGCGCCTGAATCTCAGTTGGCGCAGCCGCGAGGCCCATCACCGCGTGAGCGCACTCCTGCGGCTGGCGCCGGATCTCGGCAGCCGTATCGCGCTGGCGGCCGATCTGAGTGGACCGGCCATTGAGCCATCGAACTGGCGGGGGGCGGTCTACCTGAAGGCTTCCGACCTCCAATTCGGCACGCCCCTCGCCGGCTTGTTCCCGGAGCAGGTTGCCCTTCACGCTGGCATCGGCGATCTGGAACTCTGGGGGCAGTGGGCGTCGGGAGCACTGGCCAGTGCGCGCGGCCGGATGGAACTGGCGAGGCCCGTGTTCGGCTTTGCCGGCGGCAGCGAGCTTCCTGGGTCGCAGGTTTCCCTGGATGGCTTTGCCAGCCGCTTCGTCTGGGAGCGCAGCGGTCGGGGATGGGAACTGGCCTTCAGCGGGCTGAGCCTCGAGCAGGGAGGACAGCGCGGTCCTCCCGTCGACCTGGCCGTGGCCCTGGATGTGGACGCTGCCGGTGCTTCCGTCCTGCGCGCCGCGGCTTCGGATCTGAGGCTGGAGGACGTGCTTCTTTTCGGCAAAGCCCTGCCGCCTGGTGCGTTGCGCAAGGCCCTCGACGATATGCAGCCTGCCGGCGTCATCACCCAGCCTGAGCTCGTGGTCGGCCTGAATGGCGGCGGACGCTTCGGATTTTGCGGCGGCTTCCGGGATCTGATGGTTCACCCCCGGGGGGCGTTGCCCGGTGCTGGCCCCCTGCGGGGTCGGGTCTGCGGCAGCGATCGGCGCGGTCTGGGCAGCATCGCCCTGGCTTTCGGAGAGGTCGGTGCGCCCCGCCTATGGCCGCATCCTGTCGCCCTGGAGACACTGGAAGCCCGCTGGCGGTGGGAGCGCGAGGAAGATGGCCTGCGCCTGGACCTCCCCGTGTTTGGGCTGAAGGCGCCAGGGCTGCATGGGACCGCATCGGGTCAGGTGCAAATACCGTCAGTAGGCGGACCGCCTTTCGTGGATTTGCAGGCGCGGCTTTACGACGTGGATGCCCGTCGCTTGCGCGACTATCTGCCCTTGTCCGCCATGCCGGATAATACCGCGCGCTGGCTGCGGGGCGCTTTCTCCAGCGGCCGTATCGAAACGGCGGACGTGCTGCTGCGGGGGCCCCTCGCGGCTTTTCCGTTTCGAGGCGGGGAAGGTGTGTTTCAGGCCCGGGCCCAGTTGGAGAACGTTGAGCTGATGTTCCACCCAGACTGGCCGCCGGCGCAAGGACTGAGCGGCCAGCTTGATTTCCAGCGAGCCGGAATGGATATCACCGCCCGCGCTGTCGAGGTCGGCGGCGTCCAGGTGCAAAACGCCCGAGCCCATGCCGGGGATTTCGACCTGGACCCCTGGCTGCTCATCTCCGGTGACATCCAGACCGATGTGCGCAAGTCCTTGGAGTTCCTGGAAAAGACCCCATTGCGGCAGATTCCGCATCGGGTATTCAAGTACACGGAGCCGAGTGGCCCGACCGACATCGATCTGAAACTGAGCGTCTATCTGCCCAGCGACCGGGACGAGGTCCGGGTGGACGGCAAGGCGGCATTCAAAAATGCCTTGATGGAATTCCCGGATCTGAACATCGGCATACGCCAGATGAGCGGTGCTCTAAAGTTCAGCGAAACGGGATTGTCTGCGGATGGGGTAAAGGGCGCGCTACTCGGGAGTCCGGTCAGCCTGGGGGTCGGTGAGGCGGGTGATGCCATCCGCGTGGAATTAAAGGGGAAAGCCGGGGTCGAAGAACTCGACCGGCTGGCACCTGCCGCTCATGTCGAGGACTACCTGAAGGGTGCGAGCGCCTACAGGCTGGTGGCGGATATTCCCAAGGAACTGGCGCCTGCCGGCGAGCCCATGCGGATAGCGCTGGAATCTGGGTTGGACGGCCTGGCGGTGTTGTTGCCGGCACCCATCGGCAAGCCTGGCGCATTGCAGCGCAGCCTGCGGCTGGAACTGGCTTTTCCCAGCGGCGAAGATCTGCCGATGCGGATCGTTTATGGCGCCGAGGGCCTGGCGGATCTGTGGTTCGACGAACATGACGGCCGTTATGACTTCGGCGGGGGCGACATCCTGGTAGGTCGGGTCACGGGTAAGCCTTCCCGTTCCGCCGGCCTTCGGCTGCGTGCCCGCTTGGGGGAGTTGGACGCTGCGGCCTGGAAGGATGCCTTGGCTCGAATCAGCCGCCGCGGCCCTCCCACCGGTTTGCTCAAGAGCGTCAGCGTGCAGACCGATGACCTGCGCTGGGACGGCAGGCGGCTGGGCCCCTTGAGCCTGGAGATGACGCAAGAGGGCAGCGACTGGAAAGGCTCGGTCGACGGCGCCATGGCGCAGGGCGATATCCTGCTGAAGGCGCCACAATTCGGCTACCCCTTGCTCAAGTTGGACCTGAAGCAGCTCAGCTTGCCGGATACCGATACGACCGGGGCGCCCAGGCCGACTGCCGCGGAGAGCTTGGCGGCGGATTCGATGCCGGCCTTGCAGGTACGGTCCGGGCGCACCCAGTGGCGGGGCTCGAATCTCGGGGCGCTCAACCTGCTGGCGGAGCGCTGGGCCCAGGGCCTTAATGTCAAGGAGCTGAGCCTGGTGCACGAGAACCACCGCCTGCAACTCAAGGGCAGTTGGTTGGGGCTGGCCGGAGCCGGTGAAACGCGGCTGGAGGGCAAGCTGGACATCCGGGATATGGGTGTGTTCCTGACCGGGCTGGGGTTTGGTAAGGAGATTCGCGATACGCCGACCCAGGCCCAGTTCGCCCTGGCGTGGCCAGGGGCACCTCAGGAGCTGAGTGCCGCCGGGGTGCGCGGGAGTGTCGAGCTGAAACTGGGGCGTGGCAGCGTGTTGAAGATGGAGCCGGGTCTGGGACGGGCATTGGCCGTGTTAAACTTGGACTCTTTGAAACGGTTGCTGCTTCTGGATTTCAGCGACATGTTCGGCAAGGGGCTGAGCTACGACAGCATGCGCGGCCATTTTGAACTGGGTGGTGGGCAGGCACGTAACAGCGGTTTTCTCATCGACGCGGTGGCTGGCACGATCCTGATCAGCGGCCGCGTCGGGTTGGTGGCCAGGGACCTGGACGAAACCGTGACGGTGATTCCCCATACCCTGGCCAGCCTGCCCATGAGCGGAGTGATGCTGGGCAGCGCCGCGGTGGGGGCTGCGCTTTCCGTGGCAGGCAAGCTGGTGGGGCAGGATAGCGTAAGCATCGCCAGCAACCGCTATGCGATCAAGGGCAGTTGGGATAACCCTCAAGTCAGCCGCAGCGAGGGCAACATGCCTTTGGACGTGCTGAATCGGGCGTGGTCGGGGCTGAAGAATTTTTCGGGTTTTGGCAGCAAAGGTGAGGAAGGCGTTAATGAATAA
- the rlmH gene encoding 23S rRNA (pseudouridine(1915)-N(3))-methyltransferase RlmH yields the protein MQIQLVCVGNRMPDWVETGYGEFAKRLPRECELKLREIAPGVRGKNADLARAMEDEGKRMLEAIPPGHHAVALDLSGEEWSTPELSQVLARWLREGQNVSLMVGGPEGLSPGCLQRARQRWRLSALTLPHPLVRVVVAEQLYRAWSILNNHPYHR from the coding sequence ATGCAGATCCAACTGGTTTGCGTGGGTAATCGCATGCCGGACTGGGTCGAGACCGGGTACGGCGAATTCGCCAAACGCCTGCCCCGCGAGTGCGAACTCAAGCTGCGTGAAATCGCCCCCGGGGTGCGCGGCAAGAATGCTGATCTGGCGCGGGCCATGGAAGATGAGGGCAAGCGCATGCTGGAGGCGATCCCGCCCGGCCATCACGCCGTGGCCCTGGACCTGAGCGGCGAGGAGTGGAGTACGCCGGAGCTGTCTCAAGTGCTGGCTCGCTGGCTGCGCGAGGGTCAGAATGTGTCGCTGATGGTCGGCGGCCCCGAGGGCTTGTCGCCCGGCTGCCTGCAGCGGGCGCGGCAGCGCTGGCGGCTTTCGGCCCTGACGCTGCCACATCCCCTGGTGCGCGTCGTGGTGGCTGAGCAGTTGTACCGCGCCTGGAGCATTCTCAACAATCACCCCTACCACCGCTGA
- the nadA gene encoding quinolinate synthase NadA, with protein MNAVALDIQDFALLDDADCDARIRAAKKALGSRCVILGHHYQRDEVFQHADFTGDSLKLSRMAAQSDAEYIVFCGVHFMAEVADILSRPEQIAILPDMAAGCSMADMANLQNVERCWKELAEVLDPDAKVTPVTYINSAADLKAFCGRHGGIVCTSSNAKAILDWSFSRREKVLFFPDQHLGRNTGYRMGIPLEEMVVWDFGKPMGGLSREEIEKARIILWKGFCSVHQMFQPQHIDRFKETYPDTLVISHPEACFEVCQKSDYIGSTEYILKTVREAPPQTRWLVATELNLVNRLRDEVKGQGKSVHFMSPTVCMCSTMFRTDPQHLAWVLENLVAGRVVNPIRVPEADKLEARKALENMLSLA; from the coding sequence ATGAACGCCGTTGCCTTAGACATTCAGGATTTCGCCCTGCTGGATGATGCAGACTGCGACGCCAGGATCCGCGCCGCGAAGAAAGCGCTGGGTTCCCGTTGCGTGATCCTGGGACACCACTATCAGCGCGACGAAGTGTTCCAGCACGCCGATTTCACCGGCGACTCCCTCAAGCTGTCGCGCATGGCGGCCCAGTCCGACGCGGAATACATCGTGTTCTGTGGCGTGCACTTCATGGCCGAGGTGGCGGATATCCTCTCGCGCCCCGAGCAGATCGCCATCCTGCCGGACATGGCCGCCGGCTGTTCCATGGCGGACATGGCCAATCTGCAGAACGTGGAGCGCTGCTGGAAGGAATTGGCCGAGGTGCTGGACCCTGACGCCAAGGTGACGCCAGTCACCTACATCAATTCCGCGGCGGACCTCAAGGCCTTCTGCGGCCGTCACGGCGGCATCGTCTGCACCTCCAGCAACGCCAAGGCCATCCTCGATTGGAGTTTCTCGAGGCGCGAGAAAGTGCTGTTCTTCCCCGACCAGCACCTGGGCCGCAACACTGGCTACCGTATGGGTATCCCCCTGGAAGAAATGGTGGTGTGGGATTTCGGCAAACCCATGGGCGGCCTGAGCCGCGAAGAAATCGAGAAGGCTCGCATCATCCTCTGGAAGGGCTTCTGTTCGGTGCACCAGATGTTCCAGCCGCAGCACATCGACCGCTTCAAGGAGACCTACCCGGACACCCTGGTGATTTCCCACCCGGAGGCCTGCTTCGAGGTATGCCAGAAGTCTGATTACATCGGTTCCACCGAGTACATTTTGAAGACCGTGCGCGAGGCGCCGCCGCAGACCCGCTGGCTGGTGGCGACCGAGCTGAATCTGGTAAACCGCCTGCGCGACGAGGTGAAGGGGCAGGGCAAGAGCGTGCATTTCATGTCGCCGACGGTGTGCATGTGCTCCACCATGTTCCGCACCGATCCGCAGCACTTGGCCTGGGTTCTGGAGAACCTGGTGGCGGGGCGCGTGGTCAACCCCATTCGCGTGCCCGAGGCGGACAAACTGGAGGCGCGCAAGGCGCTGGAGAATATGCTTTCGCTGGCCTGA
- the rng gene encoding ribonuclease G, with product MSDEILINVTPPEIRVAIVENGVLQEVLIERLRRRGLVGNIYKGRICRVLPGMQAVFVDIGLERAAFLHVSDLNAADREKAVNEEIELAFREGQDVVVQVVKDPIGTKGARLTTEISIPSVYQVYMPYAKVSGVSQRIECESERMRLRACVEAFQRDHATGGFIARTAAEGVDEAALRSDMLFLQKLWNSVAQRIKTVRVKTLLHEDLPLPMRVLRDLHRSKVEKIRVDSRETYTRMHKFAKEFVPETVPLIEHYSGERPLFDLYAVEEEIQRALERRVVLKSGGYMIFDQTEAMTTVDVNTGAFVGGRNLEETIFKTNLEAAQAIARQLRLRNLGGIIIIDFIDMQDEEHKQQVLQALEKSLEKDHAKNTISEVSSLGLVEMTRKRTRESLEHILCEPCPCCGGRGVLKTPETTCLEIFREIIREVRQYNVQELLVLASNEVVERLLDEEADMLSELEQFLGVNVKFRAESQYSQEQYDVVLL from the coding sequence ATGAGCGATGAGATCCTGATCAATGTAACGCCGCCCGAGATCCGCGTCGCCATCGTCGAAAACGGCGTCTTGCAGGAGGTGCTGATCGAGCGGCTGCGCCGCCGTGGCCTAGTGGGCAACATCTACAAGGGCCGCATTTGCCGCGTGCTGCCCGGAATGCAGGCGGTGTTCGTGGATATCGGCCTCGAGCGCGCCGCATTCCTGCATGTGTCGGACCTCAACGCCGCAGACCGCGAGAAGGCGGTCAACGAGGAGATCGAACTGGCCTTTCGGGAGGGCCAGGACGTGGTGGTGCAGGTGGTGAAGGATCCCATCGGCACCAAGGGGGCGCGGCTGACCACGGAAATCTCCATACCCTCCGTGTACCAGGTATACATGCCCTATGCCAAGGTCAGCGGCGTGTCCCAGCGCATCGAGTGCGAGTCCGAGCGCATGCGGCTTCGGGCCTGCGTGGAAGCCTTTCAACGCGACCATGCAACGGGCGGCTTCATCGCGCGTACCGCTGCGGAAGGCGTCGACGAAGCTGCACTGCGCTCGGACATGCTGTTCCTGCAGAAGCTGTGGAATTCGGTGGCCCAGCGCATCAAGACGGTGCGGGTGAAGACCCTGCTGCACGAGGACCTGCCTTTGCCCATGCGGGTGCTGCGCGATCTGCACCGTTCCAAGGTGGAGAAGATCCGGGTTGACTCACGGGAAACCTATACGCGAATGCACAAGTTCGCCAAGGAGTTCGTGCCCGAGACCGTGCCCTTGATCGAGCATTACTCCGGCGAACGTCCGCTGTTCGACCTGTACGCCGTGGAAGAGGAGATCCAGCGCGCCTTGGAGCGCCGGGTGGTGCTGAAATCCGGCGGCTACATGATCTTCGACCAGACCGAAGCCATGACCACGGTGGATGTGAACACCGGCGCCTTCGTCGGCGGGCGCAATCTGGAAGAGACCATCTTCAAGACCAACCTGGAAGCGGCCCAGGCCATCGCCCGGCAGCTGCGCCTGCGCAATCTGGGTGGAATCATCATCATCGATTTCATCGACATGCAGGACGAGGAGCACAAGCAGCAGGTGCTCCAGGCCCTGGAAAAGAGTCTGGAAAAGGACCACGCCAAGAACACCATCAGCGAGGTGTCCAGCCTGGGCCTGGTGGAGATGACCCGCAAGCGCACCCGCGAGAGCCTGGAGCACATACTCTGCGAGCCATGCCCCTGCTGCGGCGGGCGCGGGGTGCTGAAAACCCCCGAGACCACCTGCCTTGAGATTTTCCGCGAAATCATCCGCGAAGTGAGGCAATATAACGTCCAGGAACTCCTGGTGCTGGCCTCCAATGAAGTGGTGGAACGTCTGCTCGACGAGGAGGCAGACATGCTTTCCGAACTGGAGCAGTTCCTCGGCGTGAACGTCAAGTTCCGCGCCGAATCCCAGTATTCCCAGGAGCAGTACGACGTAGTCCTCTTGTAG